The window GGGCTGGAGGTTGTGCTGCCGACGGGGGAGATACTGACGCTCGGCGGCAAGCTGATGAAGGACGTCTCCGGCTACAGCCTGAAGGAGCTCTTCGTCGGCTCCGAGGGCACGCTCGGCTATGTGACGAAAATCATCCTCCGCCTCCAGCCGCTGATGAAAAACCGCGCCGCGCTGCTGGCCCTCTTCGCCGATACCGAGACGGCGATCAGGGCGGTGCCTAAGATGATGGCGCACGGCGGCATCGTTCCCTCGTCGATCGAATATATAGACGCCTACTGCTACCGCAAGGCCTGCGGTTTTCTCAACGAGGAGCTGCCGATGGAGGGCGTCGAGGCGGTGCTGCTCGTCGAGGTGGACGGCAGCAACCAGGAGTCGCTAGATATGGATATTGAGCGCGCTGGGGAGATCCTCTCGGCGGAGGGGGCGGCGGAGATCTACGTCGCCGATACGCGCTCCACGCGCGAGCGCATCTGGTCCGTACGCCGTAATATTGACGAGGCGCTGCGCCTGACGGACCCGGTGCAGGCGGACGAGGACATCGTCGTGCCGATCGCGAAGATCCCCGAGGCCGCGCGCGGCCTGCGTGAGATAGAGAAAAAATACGGTGTGCCGATCGCGAACTTCGGCCACGCTGGGGACGGCAACCTCCATCCGACGATATTGAAGCCCGCGGAGATGACGCTGGAAGAATGGGTGCGTGTCGAAACGGAGATAGAATGGGATATATTCCGCCTCACCGACTCGCTCGGCGGCGTCATCAGCGGCGAACACGGCATCGGCAGCAAGCGTAAACGCTACTTCGCGGAGCTCTGC is drawn from Cloacibacillus porcorum and contains these coding sequences:
- a CDS encoding FAD-binding oxidoreductase produces the protein MGYGIVTEEILTALADIVGPTHIWTTYEKREACSRDETTTLRADERYLPEAVVAPASAREVSEILRLANSHLIPVTPRGGGTGLSGGALPVLGGIVISDERLNRIIEIDAENLVVVTEPGVITSEINAAAAEKGLAYTGYPMSVLSCHIGGNIAENAGGGNAVKYGVTMRYVLGLEVVLPTGEILTLGGKLMKDVSGYSLKELFVGSEGTLGYVTKIILRLQPLMKNRAALLALFADTETAIRAVPKMMAHGGIVPSSIEYIDAYCYRKACGFLNEELPMEGVEAVLLVEVDGSNQESLDMDIERAGEILSAEGAAEIYVADTRSTRERIWSVRRNIDEALRLTDPVQADEDIVVPIAKIPEAARGLREIEKKYGVPIANFGHAGDGNLHPTILKPAEMTLEEWVRVETEIEWDIFRLTDSLGGVISGEHGIGSKRKRYFAELCPPQNLALMKKIKLTLDPNNIMNPGKIFD